In Oryza sativa Japonica Group chromosome 8, ASM3414082v1, the sequence GAAACCTTTATGCTCCAGCACTTCGAGAATGAACTGCCATGAGATGGAGTCAAAGGCCTGAGCGATGTCCAGCTTCAACAGCACCGAAGGAGTTCTACGATCATGCAGGTATTTTGCTGATTGCCGCACTAACATAAAGTTGTCTTGAATGCAGCGTTTCTTGATAAAAGCGCTCTGATTTTTGGCGACCAAAGAGTCTAGCTTCGGCGAGAGACGGCGTGAGAGAATTTTGGTGAAAAGCTTCACGAAGCTGTGTACCAGGCAAGGCTGGATCCATCCATTCGATGGAGCTGGTTCAAGGCCGCCAAAACGTCGTCCTTGATGATGACCCAGCAGCGGTGGTAGAACATGCCCGAGAAGCCGTCCGGGCCTGGTGCCTTGTCATGCGGGCTGTCAGCAATTGCCTTCCGCACCTCATCCTCGGTGAAAGGATCTTCCAACTCCTCGATATGCTGTCCCCTAGATTCGAAGAAATCAAGGTTCACCGAGAAATTACGGTGGCTCACTGACCCAAGAACTCCATCAAAGAAGTCGTGGGCAAGGGCAGCCTTCTCGTCAGGGGCAGTAGCGACCTGTGAGCCATGCTCCAGTTGCTGCACAAAATTTCTTCGTCGTCGCCAGGCAgcatgttgatgaaaaaatctcgtGTTGGCATCGCCTTCTCGCAGCCAAGAGATGCGCGACCTTTGTCTTGCCATAGTTCGCTCAAGGGAGGCAAGAGCAAGGTACTTCCTTTTCAATTCGCGATGAAGAAAACGCTCTTGGCCGGAAAGGCCCCGCGATTCTTCCATGCGATCGAACCTGCCGATGAGTTCCCGGGCCATCTCCAATTGCAACTTTACATTGCCGACCTTTTTGTCACTCCAGCTTTGGAGAGCACGACCAGTTGATCTTAGTTTGAAGTCCAACCGGGAGATTGGATCCTGCAGTCTACAATCAGCCGACCATGCTTCCTGAACGACCTCCTCAAAACCTTCCAATTTGCACCAAAAATTCTCAAACCGGAACCTCCCTTTCGCCGGAAGAGAAGGCAGTGTTGAAAGAAGCAGTGGACAGTGATCAGAAATCACCGAAGGAAGAGCTTTGAGGAAACTTTGTGGGAAGAGCTCTTCTAGGTCCGAAGTAACGAATATTCTGTCAAGACGCTCCAACGTTGGATGTTCCCATCCATTCGACCACGTGAAAGAGCGTCCATTCAGATGAAGTTCGTTCAGCGCCAGGTCATTGATCGCCCGCCGGAAGCGACCCATCATCCTTCTGTTCAGGTTGGAGTTATTTTTATCCTGATCTTGGTAAATCAAGTTGAAGTCACCAACGACCATCCACGGCCCATCACGGGTGCTTCTGGTGTCCCTAAGTTCCTGCAGAAAACGCACCTTATCTGCGTCGGGTTGTGGACCGTAAACGACCGTGATCCAACAGGAATTCCCATCGCAAAAGGAGAGGCGCGCTGTAAGAGAGAATTCTCCTAGAGAATGCGAATCGCAAGAAACGACGCTACGATCCCAGGCCAAGAGCACTCCTCCTCTTGTCTGAATGGAGGGCAGGTAGCAAAAGTCTGCTAGATTAGGACCCAAAAATTGGGTAGCCAACGGTACAGAGATAGCATCCAGTTTGGTTTCCTGGAGACAAACGACCGAACACCTTGCATCGGCTACCACGGTACGCACAGAATCCCTGCGACCCCTATCATTTAGCCCCCGAACATTCCAGACAAGGAAATTAAAATTGCAGTTCgacataaaaaagaaaagggggcgACCAAAAAACAGCGAGACTGTGGCTCAGGCCGCCTTCAATGGCGAGATGACCACCGCGCTGGCAGGAGGCGGTAGACAAATGCCAAAGAGGTCGGCCAGCGCCAACATCTGATCCTGAGACAGCTCCTTCTCGAACAGCTCGTTGTACTGCTGGATAGTACACACAGTCGGTGCAGGCGCAGCTGGGACAGCAGTATCCTTCTCCCCCATCTTCTTAGCTAACACTGACTGGCAGCGGGAGAAAGTTGGGGCGCCATGTGTCGCTTGAAGCGCTTGACGCACACTGCGACGCGGCGTCTGCAGCGGCGCTGGTTGCGGCGGCTGCTGAGGGGCTGGTGGGGGAAGCAGTGCCGGGGGGATTGCTTTCTTGGCTCTCCTGGAGAAGGTGAtaagcgtcggcggcggagctgaAGCCTCCTCCACAGCCGCTGCGAACACGGCAGTAGATGGAGCAGGCGGAGATGCGGCCATCTCATCTACCGGAACGACCTCATCGGGAAACGGCCCCCCGATCTCAGCTACCACGACCACCGCGGAGGCAGTCGGCAAAGCCGAGACCGGAGAGAAAACTTGTGATAACGGCGTCGAGGACGCCGCCAAATGCTGTTCTGGGCACACCAAAGGAGCAGAGACAGCCTCCACTCCAAGTGTCGCGTCTGGCACGGAGTCAGGCGGCGGAAGCGCTGACTCACCCGGCGCTGCCATTGCCATGCTTGGCTTTGCTGCCAGAACGACCGAGAGGAACGGGTCTGCATGGGCTGAAACAGACCCTTGAAGGAAGGTAGAAGCGTCATGGTGGGCCTCCTCCATTGCTAGCGGGCTGGGCTGTGACTGCACCTCAGGCCGAGACCCAGCTGACTCAACAGCCGGCCCAGCGACAGTCGATAGCACCAAACCGCCTTGTTGGGCCTCCAACCCAACTGGAGAGGCGGCCAGCCCAACCTGGGTCGTCGAGAAGCTTCCTCGAGCATCGGATCGTGCGCCTCCGGAACTGGGCAGTCCGTACGCCAGTCTGTACGCCAACAGCACTCCCACGAGGCGTCAGGGGGTAGTGGGGACTGACAGACCATGTCTCTCCTCGAAGAGACTGCCGAATCAGCCTCAGACGCCGCGCTCACAGGCAAGACAAACTCCCTGTCCTCCTGCCCCACCACAGAGCCAAGAGACAGAGATTGCAGAGCAGAACTCTCCTTTGCCTTTGCGACCGAGACCGGCTCAGAAGTGTCTTGTCCTTTTCGTGGCTGCCACCTGCAACAGCTGCGAACAGGGCTAAGCTTTAAGAACTTGCTTTTCCACTTTAGCACCTTTTGCTGACGTCGCCGACCACgaggcctcctccgccgcgccatggccgcctccgcgccggccacagCCCGGACAGGCTTCTCCGGCGCCAGCGCCCCAGCCCGCCGAAGAAGGCGGCCGGAACAGAGCTCCGCCGGCATCACCGCCACCGGAGCGGCCCTGTgcccaccgcctccaccgccgcctgtCGAGCCCTGACCGGACTGCGGCGGAGGGGGGGAACCATCTCGTCGACCTCTGGAGGTGTGGAAGAAGTGCCGTCGAGGAGGGCCGTCGTCCGAGTCGTCCGAGCTAGGGCGACCAGAATCACCGCTGGACGGCGCGAAAGGGAGGTACGGCTCCGGCGGCGAGATGTGATCCTCCATGGCGGTGAGGTGGATGAGAACGACGTAGTCGAGGTAGCGCTCACAGGTGCCCTGCGGCGTGACAACCGGGCCACCATCCTCGACAATGCGCAGCCATTTCTCCTTCGGGATGGAGGCAGGGTCGGAGGTCCAAGCGTAGAGCTTGAAGACCGCCATGTCACTGGCTGAGGAACTGACCGGATCACAGGAGATGATACGGCAGGAAGAACCGAGcaccgcagccgccgtcgcctcaTCCCAGGCGTGACCGGGGATCCCTTCCAGGTGCAGCCGCACCCGGAAAAGCATCGACCCCTCCCTCGCATGCAGCTGCCTCGACCAAGGCGCGACCAAGAGACGGAACTGACCGAGAGGgatggagcggcggcgcgcaacACGGTCGAAGATTTCGTCGGACTGGAAGGTGACGAGGAAATCCTCCGGGAAGAAACGGCGTACCGAGAAGCTGTGAGGAGACAGAGAGAACTCCGAGCATAGCTCGTCGTGCACCTGGGCCGCGGACGGCGTACGAGCCGCCccaaccaccaccgccaccaccgcccgccgGAGCTGCGCCTCCCGCTCCCTCATCGCGGCCGAGAACGGCAGCACACAGATCTCCCTGTTTACCCGGAGCTCCGGGTCGCCAGGTGGAACATGCTCGAACTCCGAAGGGGGGTTTGCGCGCGCCGGCGACAGAGAGGCGCAGCCACGCTCCGCGCATTCAACCGGCGACCGAGGGGGTGAGCATGACGGCGAAGAGAACGGCACGGGTGGGTCGACGGAGGGACTTCTTGGCGGCGTTGGCCCCCTGAAGCCACGCGGGGTCGGCGGACTGAGCGGCGAGACAACGCGCCTCCGCTGCGCAGGCCTGTCTCAGGCACTGAAGGTCCAACAGTAGCCCCTGCAGCATCTGATGCCCCAACTAGCACACCAACTTGAGACATTGGCTCCAGTCTTTCTGAACCATCTCTGAGCCACCTTACTGACCTCTGTGGGTGGTTATGAACGCCCATAGAAAATGTTTGAGTGGTCTGTCCGTCTGCAGAGCGTGCGACCGATTTCTGGACCATGCAGTTTGCTTGGGCACACTGATAGTAGAATATCGTCTGGCATGGCTCACCCTGAATTGTGTTCTGCCCACACATCCTCCAATGGTAGCCATCATCAGCTAGGTATATGTTACCATAATCTGTGTGGGATGGCGGGGTTGCCACCTGAATTACTGCAGTGTTCGACGAAGAACCCGTGTGCTGCTGTGCAGTAGATGGTGCCGAGATTGAGGCTGAGAAGGGGCGAAATCCATGATCAGCCATGCCGTACTGCGGTTGTCCTGATTGATTGTCCATTTCCTAAATGAATAGAACTGCTTAATTACTGCTCTTGCTATAGACTCACTGCTTTCTAAATAGGTATTGCTGCGGAAAAGAGTAGACATAGACAGCACCATTCCGACGTCATATTGGGAATCTGCTGTAGAGAATGCAGGCTAAAATGAAATGGAATTTGAATCTTGATGCAAGATCCTATGGACGAAAACGTGAAAGATAGGAACCCGAAAAACTGTCGCAAGTGAAATAGCAAAACCGTATTTTCTACTCCGTTTCTGAAGAAGAGAAATAGTAACAACTTGGGGACTTGCAGTTAGAAAGCTAATCGACAAATTACCTGTTTATAGTTGCAAGAAATTCCGAAGATTGCAGCAATCGCCGACAAGAGATCGCAACAACATGGCGATTCATCCAGGGAACCGAGTCAACTACACATCTGAAACTCAAAGTCAAGGTGGATTTTTGCTCGAGCCAGGCCGAGCGGTGGGGTTATGGGAAATAGTCGTCTTGCTGTTCCTATAAAAAGGAATGACCAACACATAAACTCATAAACATTGCCATCACTATCAGGAGACtgaagaaaatattttctcaCGGTGAACTACCCATCTTACCCTTGCGATTCTTCTTGCTTGGATCGAGCGAGCCAGCCAACCAGGTCGAGGTGCCCTGCCCCTCCTCGGCAGCTCCAGGAGCAGGCAAGCCTCGGACCTGGAAGATGCTGAGCTATACACGAGACAAAGGaagcgatgcggcggcggcggcggcgccatttcTGTTTGGGGTTTGCGacgggaggagacggcggccggGACCTGACCGGTAAAGGGGAATAGAATGGCTGAATGGGTGACCTGACCGGCGGCGAGCTCTATGAATGAAAGCATGGGGAAGCATGGCCCAGTTAGAAATTTGGGCCGAGAATGGACGGCCCAGATTGAATCTTCGTTACCACAAATTTTAACAATTTGACCTTTTGTAAAAGCTAATTATACAAAAGAACCatggccaaaacttatttcaaaaatgaccCTTTTGTTTAGAGCCAAATCttgtggcgctgaacttagacaacCAACGCCAAATAGCACGGCGCTGAATGCAAGTTGGCACGCCGACTCAGCCTCCCATCTGCGGTGGCACGGCATTCAATGTCAGTTGATGTGGCgatgaggtgtctaagttcagcgtcATACGATTTGGCGCTAAATAAAAATGTCATTTCTGAAAAAAAGTTTTGGCCGTggttcatttataaaattagtttttgcaaagggttAGATTGTCAAAATTTATGCTTCGTTACAACTGCGCTAAGCCCATCACAAAAGTTAAATAACCAATTAGTACACCTGCCGTCCCTTAACATTTCATCGAGTCCGTATGACATCCTAATttccaataccagaaatctttaCCTCTCAAATATTTAAAACCGTGTAAAGTAGATCCCATGGCAGTATGCataggtggtttcgctgacgtgacatTCTAATGAGCAATAAGAGTAAAAAAATTTAGGGCCCACATATAAGTCAcactaaaaatataaaagaaaaacttcTCTCCCACCTCTCCCCCAAGCACACGACAGTGACATGCGCCTTTCTGTCCATCCAAGCTTTGGTAGCAGGGCACAGAGAGGCGGAGGCTAAGGACGGCATGGTCAGCGACGGGGAGGCCGAGGATGGCGCGGCCCATGACAAGGACGAGGAGAAGGGAGTGTGGGAGCAGGCGGGCACGGGAGAAGCTGAGGATGAGAACGGCACAACCGGTGAGGTTGAGGCGGACGACGGCTAGTCTGCACCACCAGCTGCCGCCTTTGCTTCGTCTCCTCTCTCCTACCGTCCATGCCACTCAGGAGAGAGGAGTCGAGGCGGCCGACCGCCGCCCTTTCCCTCTCCAACCGATGCCGCACCTGAGAGACGGGAGCCGTCACGCCACGTCGATGCCGCACTCCGGTCGCTATTCGTCCATCGACCTCGCCAACGTCTGCTATGCCGCGGAGATGGAGGTGAATGCCGTTGGGAATGGCTTGGCATGCCAGCGGTGGTGGCGTCGCGCGTGGAGCAGTGGTGGCAGTGCCGGAGGGAAGTGAGGATGCATCCGCCGCCCTTCGTAGACCATGCCATCCTCGGCCTCAGCCTCCCTGGCCAGGCCGTCCTCAGCCTAATTTTTTTATTCTCtctttgctgactaggatgccacgtcagcgaaaatcACTCATGCATACTGCCATATAGTACCTACTTTGCACAGTTTTAAACACTCGAGGGGTAGAGATTTTTGGTATTGGGGATTAGGGATGTCATATAGACTCGACATAAAGTTGAGGGACGGCAAGCAGACTTGTTCCTTACGAATTTATGatcggaaaaagtacaccgaaggtccctcaacttgtcagcgagatacaaaatcatcctcgaaccgcaaaaccagatatatggggtcccttaactatacaaaaccggtcacccgaggtccctcggcggttttgacgccggttttgtcctacgtggtggctgagtcagcgtgggacccacgtgggccccacatgtcagggtgcCACCTcatctcttttctcttctccctttctctctctcacttatcTCAGCCGGCGACGGGCAGCGCTGTGGGGAGGAGGCTGCcgggggaaggggagaggaggaggtccggcAGCCGGCGTCGCGCCGACGGAGGCAACGCCGTGGCCGTCAGCATCCTCGTCGCCGGCTGAAGGGGACGAGGCAGGGGGAGCGATGCAGCCGCCGCGAGAACCCCGTCGAGGCCGGCGGCACCCCACGGCCTACTCCGACTTCGTCGTTGCCTCCGCCCCCAGTCGCGGCACCCACGCTTCCCCGACCacgatgccgccgcctccgccatggCGTCATGAGCACGTACCAGACGCCGTGGTGCACCTTCGTCACCGGCCGGGGCACGCCCTGGACGAGGAAGAGGCAGGCGATCCACGGCGCGAAGAAGTCGGCGCGGATCGGGTGGTAGAACTCCCGCCGCACCGCCTCGAACTCGAAGTAGAACACGACCTTGAGCAGGTAGATGAAGAAGACGAGCCCCATCAGCGCCAGCGCGATCCACCATAGCACGTGGTTCACCATCGGGCTGACGTGCAGGAACCCCGAGGCACATCCCGAACGCGCTGATCGGGAACCGCAGCAGGAACGGCCACTTCTCGTCCTTGGGCAGCACCGTCGTCTCCGTCGCCCTCAGCGTCTCCAGCTCGGGGCCTTCCAGGGCGTCGAAGTAGCGGTCGGCGCCGGGGACCTGCTCCGTCTCC encodes:
- the LOC107281901 gene encoding uncharacterized protein: MEEAHHDASTFLQGSVSAHADPFLSVVLAAKPSMAMAAPGESALPPPDSVPDATLGVEAVSAPLVCPEQHLAASSTPLSQVFSPVSALPTASAVVVVAEIGGPFPDEVVPVDEMAASPPAPSTAVFAAAVEEASAPPPTLITFSRRAKKAIPPALLPPPAPQQPPQPAPLQTPRRSVRQALQATHGAPTFSRCQSVLAKKMGEKDTAVPAAPAPTVCTIQQYNELFEKELSQDQMLALADLFGICLPPPASAVVISPLKAA
- the LOC136351075 gene encoding uncharacterized protein, with the translated sequence MREREAQLRRAVVAVVVGAARTPSAAQVHDELCSEFSLSPHSFSVRRFFPEDFLVTFQSDEIFDRVARRRSIPLGQFRLLVAPWSRQLHAREGSMLFRVRLHLEGIPGHAWDEATAAAVLGSSCRIISCDPVSSSASDMAVFKLYAWTSDPASIPKEKWLRIVEDGGPVVTPQGTCERYLDYVVLIHLTAMEDHISPPEPYLPFAPSSGDSGRPSSDDSDDGPPRRHFFHTSRGRRDGSPPPPQSGQGSTGGGGGGGHRAAPVAVMPAELCSGRLLRRAGALAPEKPVRAVAGAEAAMARRRRPRGRRRQQKVLKWKSKFLKLSPVRSCCRWQPRKGQDTSEPVSVAKAKESSALQSLSLGSVVGQEDREFVLPVSAASEADSAVSSRRDMVCQSPLPPDASWECCWRTDWRTDCPVPEAHDPMLEEASRRPRLGWPPLQLGWRPNKAVWCYRLSLGRLLSQLGLGLRCSHSPAR